In Desulfuromonadaceae bacterium, a single window of DNA contains:
- a CDS encoding metalloregulator ArsR/SmtB family transcription factor, with protein MAEVEFDKTINLDREAEILKVLGHPVRLKIVAGLMSQSCNVKKIWECLELPQATVSQHLALLKNKGIIEGHRDGVEVFYRVTCDQTRDIIGTLFTLKNVC; from the coding sequence ATGGCAGAAGTCGAATTTGACAAGACAATCAATCTGGATCGCGAGGCGGAAATCCTCAAGGTACTCGGTCATCCGGTAAGGCTGAAAATTGTGGCCGGGTTGATGTCACAAAGTTGCAACGTCAAAAAAATATGGGAATGTCTGGAACTCCCTCAGGCAACGGTTTCGCAGCACCTGGCACTACTTAAAAACAAAGGTATCATTGAAGGACACCGCGACGGCGTCGAAGTGTTTTATCGTGTCACCTGTGATCAGACACGCGACATTATCGGTACCCTGTTCACGCTTAAAAACGTGTGCTGA